One window from the genome of Candidatus Chlorohelix allophototropha encodes:
- the ygiD gene encoding 4,5-DOPA dioxygenase extradiol — MSNNLTGENLFSFSDQKLPALFIGHGSPMNAIEDNEFSRSWEELGKTLPRPHAILCISAHWETRGTQVTAMTQPETIHDFGGFPQELFEYQYPAPGSPELAKLVQEIVQLTKVEPDLSWGLDHGTWSILTKIYPEADIPIVQLSLDRTKEPAYHYALGKELRALRNRGVMIIGSGNIVHNLRFLSFQITAYDWAIEFDTLIKQLIEKGDHESIVNFRNLGKAAQLSIPTSEHFLPLLYILALQEETDSLRFFAEQFSMGSLSMSSVCLEA, encoded by the coding sequence ATGTCAAATAACCTTACTGGAGAAAATCTGTTTTCATTTTCAGACCAAAAACTGCCCGCCCTTTTTATAGGGCATGGCAGCCCTATGAACGCCATTGAAGATAACGAATTCAGTCGTAGTTGGGAAGAATTGGGCAAAACCTTGCCAAGACCACACGCAATTCTATGCATCTCAGCCCACTGGGAAACGCGAGGCACACAGGTTACGGCAATGACCCAGCCTGAGACGATACATGACTTTGGCGGGTTTCCGCAAGAACTTTTCGAATATCAGTATCCCGCTCCCGGCTCACCTGAACTAGCAAAATTGGTTCAAGAAATAGTGCAACTCACCAAAGTTGAGCCAGACCTAAGTTGGGGTTTGGATCACGGCACATGGTCAATCCTAACAAAAATTTACCCTGAAGCCGATATACCAATAGTTCAATTGAGCTTGGATCGCACCAAAGAACCTGCCTATCACTATGCCTTGGGCAAAGAACTAAGAGCCTTACGCAACCGAGGCGTTATGATAATCGGCAGTGGCAATATAGTACACAACCTGCGTTTCTTGTCTTTTCAGATAACAGCCTACGATTGGGCAATTGAGTTTGATACTCTGATCAAACAATTGATAGAAAAAGGCGACCACGAATCTATAGTTAATTTTCGAAATCTGGGAAAAGCAGCGCAGCTTTCTATTCCAACCAGCGAACACTTTTTACCACTACTATATATTTTGGCGCTTCAAGAAGAAACAGATAGCCTTCGTTTTTTTGCAGAGCAATTTTCAATGGGTTCTCTTTCGATGAGTTCAGTCTGCTTGGAGGCATAA